From a single Anaerolineales bacterium genomic region:
- a CDS encoding class I SAM-dependent methyltransferase codes for MTKDFLFLHLSSLPYFRGFLRAIESSYYQDLPLPSPVYDVGCGDGHFASLTFDHKLDVGLDPWRFSMREAKKYNAYKSLVEADGSQTPFPTNHFASGLSNSVLEHILHIDAVLKETARILQPNAPFYFCVPNTRYFSALSLTKLFGKPYENWFRRISRVHHADEPDVWEKRLNDADFTLERWWHYFSPASMRVLEWGHYFGLPSVAAKLLTGKWIISPTKWNLALTEAYVKKYASPEPVEDGTFTFYIARKR; via the coding sequence GTGACCAAAGATTTTCTTTTCCTCCACCTCAGCTCCCTGCCCTACTTCCGTGGATTTTTACGGGCAATTGAGTCATCCTATTATCAGGACCTGCCGCTGCCTTCCCCCGTCTATGACGTGGGCTGCGGTGACGGTCACTTCGCCTCGCTGACCTTTGACCATAAACTGGATGTCGGGCTGGACCCATGGCGGTTTTCGATGCGCGAAGCGAAGAAGTACAACGCCTACAAATCCCTCGTCGAAGCGGACGGCTCACAGACGCCGTTCCCCACGAATCACTTCGCCAGCGGATTGAGCAATTCCGTGCTCGAGCACATTCTGCATATCGATGCGGTATTGAAAGAAACCGCCCGCATCCTGCAACCGAACGCGCCGTTCTATTTTTGCGTACCGAACACACGCTATTTTTCCGCACTATCGCTGACGAAACTTTTCGGCAAGCCGTATGAGAACTGGTTCCGCAGAATCTCCCGCGTCCATCACGCGGATGAACCGGATGTGTGGGAAAAACGCTTGAACGATGCGGACTTCACGCTCGAACGCTGGTGGCATTATTTTTCGCCTGCTTCGATGCGCGTGTTAGAATGGGGGCATTATTTTGGACTGCCTTCCGTGGCTGCCAAATTGCTCACCGGGAAATGGATCATCTCCCCGACCAAATGGAATCTCGCGCTGACCGAAGCCTACGTCAAAAAATATGCATCCCCCGAACCCGTTGAGGACGGGACGTTCACATTCTATATTGCCAGAAAAAGATAA
- a CDS encoding class I SAM-dependent methyltransferase, with translation MSFDEKYFSTHTYKDITFAKYSMYWWSNRFFAMLARRYGRRGARLLEVGSGMGHLVGQLSAGFEAYGMDLNHWAVNQSKEFSEAASLQTASAQELPYKNGAFNVVIIKHIVEHLPDPAKAINEIGRVVEKGGILILATPNLGSLLKPWKGKAWIGYQDPTHISLKEPQEWLKLIRDAGFEFVRVFSDGFWDVPYIRFVPKQIQKLFFGSLGGFQAITGWVFLPMRWGESIIVIARKK, from the coding sequence ATGTCCTTCGACGAAAAATACTTTTCCACGCATACATATAAAGACATCACCTTCGCCAAGTACAGCATGTATTGGTGGTCGAACCGATTCTTTGCCATGCTGGCGCGGCGTTATGGACGGCGCGGAGCGCGTCTGCTGGAGGTGGGATCAGGCATGGGGCATCTCGTGGGGCAGTTGTCCGCGGGGTTCGAAGCGTACGGCATGGATTTGAATCACTGGGCGGTCAATCAATCCAAAGAGTTTTCTGAAGCTGCATCCCTGCAAACCGCATCCGCGCAGGAACTTCCGTATAAAAACGGCGCATTCAACGTCGTCATTATCAAGCATATCGTTGAGCACCTGCCTGACCCGGCGAAGGCGATCAACGAGATCGGGCGCGTGGTGGAAAAGGGCGGCATTCTGATCCTTGCCACGCCGAATTTGGGATCGCTGCTCAAGCCGTGGAAGGGCAAGGCGTGGATCGGCTACCAGGATCCGACGCATATTTCGTTGAAAGAGCCGCAGGAATGGCTGAAGTTGATTCGGGATGCAGGCTTTGAGTTCGTGCGCGTGTTCTCGGACGGCTTTTGGGATGTGCCATACATCCGTTTTGTGCCGAAGCAGATCCAAAAATTGTTCTTCGGTTCGCTCGGCGGGTTTCAAGCGATCACGGGCTGGGTCTTCCTGCCGATGCGTTGGGGGGAAAGTATTATCGTGATTGCAAGGAAAAAATAA
- a CDS encoding glycosyltransferase family 39 protein, which translates to MEQDTNTAPEQEPTVLDLYKSVTKDWASFFNFIRSLWDARKRDELNQALAQETAQPVAVERSEEPPRAGTFPWRAMLAFFLVLAAQLLVEPPNRHGLFALIFALAGIGAAIWSYRANEWHLPALPASWQVSDPLTVKLIPLLLAVVLGAVAFVDFGDGYFTVVNTLLWLSAIALLVYSFWIKVPKAESSSAPGSRRNKILWSGLVLAVFGLSIFYRLYQLDTLPIEPFSDHAEKILDVYEITEGETLIFFERNTGREAFQMYWTLLVAKVFGTGFSFFSLKLGTVLLGILTLPYVYLLGREYGNERVALFALFLFGIAYWPNVISRIGLRFPLYPLFLAPALLYLTRGLRTRNRNDFILCGIFLGVGLHGYSPFRIVPILVVAAFLIYVLHLRSKENRQQAFWWLMIVVVVSLFIFLPLLRYTIERPDLFGYRALSRLSDIENPLPGPAWQIFLSNLKNGLLLFNWNDGEIWVHSVTNRPALDFVTAALFLLGVVFLIVRYIRQRDWRDLLLLVSIPILILPSVLSLAYPGENPALNRAGGAAVTAILVSALALDGFVSSFGADRRRQVIAYGLTGVLFAASAFSNYNLVFDKFQAQYTSAVWNTAEMGRVVSEFRDQHGQTDTVWIVPYPFWVDTRLPGVWAGVPNRDFAMWQDRLGESVDFPAPKMFMFWNADLETERILKELYPDGKLRRYTSAFAGKDFYIFLVEE; encoded by the coding sequence ATGGAACAAGACACGAATACCGCTCCCGAACAGGAACCGACTGTCCTCGATCTGTATAAATCCGTGACGAAGGATTGGGCTTCATTCTTTAACTTCATCCGCTCGCTGTGGGATGCGCGCAAGCGTGACGAACTCAATCAGGCGCTGGCGCAGGAGACCGCCCAGCCTGTGGCAGTGGAAAGGTCTGAAGAGCCGCCGCGTGCAGGGACGTTCCCGTGGCGGGCAATGCTGGCATTCTTTCTGGTTCTGGCAGCGCAGTTATTGGTGGAGCCGCCCAACCGTCACGGACTCTTTGCGCTGATATTCGCACTTGCGGGGATCGGCGCGGCGATCTGGTCGTATCGCGCCAACGAGTGGCATTTGCCCGCCTTGCCGGCTTCGTGGCAGGTCTCCGATCCGTTGACAGTGAAATTGATCCCTTTGCTGTTGGCGGTTGTGCTGGGGGCGGTCGCATTCGTTGATTTTGGCGACGGTTACTTCACAGTCGTGAACACGTTATTATGGCTGTCCGCCATTGCATTGCTTGTGTACAGTTTCTGGATAAAAGTTCCCAAAGCGGAATCATCGTCCGCGCCGGGATCGCGCCGCAATAAAATACTGTGGAGCGGACTCGTGCTGGCGGTCTTTGGGCTGTCCATTTTTTATCGGCTATACCAACTGGATACGCTTCCCATCGAACCATTCAGCGATCATGCAGAAAAAATCCTCGACGTGTACGAGATCACCGAAGGGGAAACCCTGATCTTCTTCGAGCGCAACACGGGACGCGAAGCCTTCCAAATGTATTGGACATTGCTCGTGGCGAAGGTCTTTGGCACCGGCTTTTCATTCTTCAGCCTGAAACTCGGCACGGTGTTGCTCGGCATTCTCACACTTCCCTATGTCTATCTGCTCGGCAGGGAGTACGGCAACGAGCGTGTGGCATTGTTTGCGCTGTTCCTGTTTGGGATCGCCTACTGGCCCAACGTCATTTCGCGCATCGGACTGCGCTTCCCGCTCTATCCATTATTCCTCGCGCCTGCGCTTCTTTACCTGACCCGCGGCTTGCGTACCCGCAACCGGAACGATTTCATCCTCTGCGGCATTTTTCTGGGAGTCGGCCTGCATGGATACAGTCCCTTCCGCATTGTGCCGATCCTCGTCGTCGCGGCATTCCTGATCTACGTTTTACACCTGCGCTCAAAGGAAAACCGTCAGCAGGCGTTCTGGTGGCTCATGATCGTGGTGGTGGTTTCGCTCTTCATCTTCCTGCCGCTTCTGCGATATACGATCGAACGCCCCGACCTGTTCGGTTATCGCGCTCTCTCGCGCTTGAGCGATATTGAAAATCCGCTGCCGGGACCGGCATGGCAGATATTCCTCTCCAACCTAAAGAATGGATTGCTATTGTTCAACTGGAATGACGGCGAGATATGGGTGCATTCCGTGACGAATCGTCCCGCGTTGGATTTTGTCACCGCGGCGTTGTTCCTGCTCGGCGTTGTTTTCCTGATCGTGCGTTACATCCGTCAACGGGATTGGCGCGACCTGCTTTTGCTGGTTTCCATTCCCATTTTGATCCTGCCGTCCGTGCTTTCGCTGGCGTATCCGGGCGAGAATCCCGCGCTCAACCGCGCCGGAGGTGCGGCAGTGACGGCGATCCTCGTCAGCGCGCTGGCGCTCGATGGGTTTGTATCAAGCTTCGGCGCGGACAGGAGGCGGCAGGTCATCGCCTACGGCTTGACGGGCGTGCTGTTCGCTGCATCCGCGTTTTCAAATTACAATCTTGTGTTCGATAAATTCCAGGCACAGTACACATCCGCGGTTTGGAACACAGCGGAGATGGGCAGGGTGGTGAGCGAGTTCCGCGACCAGCACGGGCAGACGGACACGGTCTGGATCGTGCCGTATCCGTTCTGGGTGGATACGCGCCTGCCGGGGGTGTGGGCGGGCGTGCCGAACCGGGATTTCGCCATGTGGCAGGACCGGCTTGGTGAGAGTGTGGATTTTCCCGCGCCGAAGATGTTCATGTTCTGGAATGCCGACCTTGAAACTGAGAGGATTCTTAAGGAACTCTACCCGGACGGTAAACTTAGACGCTATACTTCGGCGTTCGCCGGCAAGGATTTTTACATCTTTTTAGTGGAAGAATAA
- a CDS encoding DUF2298 domain-containing protein encodes MSNQKHSWIYDILFILVLLVAGYLRVGGYNWGEGYHQHPDELFLTGVLDNLRAKACEDPSIPVDACPPEQKRWMTLGEYFDSDTSTLNPYNRGYAFFVYGNLPMTLVRAGLEMTGNDNIGSSKFFARQMSALADLFAIFFLYLIVSRLYGRKVGLLASAFSALTVMQIQQSHFFTTDLFVNTFLFLALVFAVKIVEWKGKDEKQETGNDEAPAVRNSLLVSQIFKHPLFYLSIGFGFALGMGMASKINAAAMAFVLPFAFFVRWLIHDRKKTLSAEYWSLILAFLIAGGLATIISFRIFQPYAFDGIGLNEQWVKNISEQRIQATGEADLPWNLQWARRSKLFSFENLTLWGLGLPLGILAWAGFLLMGWRILKGEHKHLLLWGWTAFYFLWQSLQFNPTMRYQLPIYPLLAMMAAWFVFELAGSNVQTLKLPALSQSEGSNLRTIAASILGITVLALTAVWAFAFQSIYLRDETRMTASRWIFQNVPAAVNLSVQTEDGAYNQPVPVPYDHVIYADAPLTLVVTPAQEGILSEVLIGRARDEAETPAPVLLTVFSASQPDLPLARASSILDSTLTTDPRGLPLTLTLDAPVPLVKDQQYILRIETFGAALSLSGSGIANETDYDWGLPFRIDGYDAFGGLYRGDLILQVYWADDEGKLERFVDTLSRADYIVIPTNHQYGQITRLPERYPLTTHYYRELLGCPQGENIIHCYYEAQPGMYEGSLGFELAEVFESYPTLGPIIINDSYAEEAFTFYDHPRVLIFKKADNFDADRVRAILGTVDLTKVVPLKPTEFADYKTLMLPESRLAQQRAGGTWSELFSYDWLQNKYPFIGVLVWYAFILILGLVAYPIARLALPGLKQYAYPLGRIVGLVLLAWLAWMGGSVGIPYTRASIGVAFALVAVTGIGLWMKRKDEFKDEWNANRRFFVIVEIVFLAFFLIDLLIRFGNSDMWHPSKGGERPMDFSYFNAVLKSTSFPPYDPWFAGGYINYYYYGFVMAGTPVKLLGIVPSIAYNFILPTWFALVAIGAFAIGWNLMRRDEDAAFRLPPSALISGLAASLLTVLLGNLGTIQLIFNSIQRIAAPGGTIPPDANLIQRWGWAFQGLWTMVTQGVALPIGRGDWYWNPSRVIPHGPGNEITEFPLFTFLYSDLHAHMLVMPLALFIIAWALSFIRSRAKLTLGEWIASFAVGALMIGALKPTNTWDLYTYYLLAAIAAAYTLIRYFEWKDYFNLPAWAGKIALTVGAAVTLYALSSIFYLPFSQWFGQAYNSVDFWEASRTPLSSYFTQWGLFLFIITAWLAWETRAWMAATPVSRLSALRKYVLWIELVLAAFIAILVFLVYDGVRIGLVALPLAFWAAALLLRPDLPDTKRFILFLVGTALAITIAVELVALVGDIGRMNTIFKLYLQAWMMFAVSAAAAFGWLLGVFPSWTFKWRTIYQIGTYALLFGAFLFTLTASTDKINDRISVDTPRTLDGMTFMNHAQLWDGQTMDLSQDYRAIRWMQDNIEGSPVIVEANCSEYRWCTRYTIYTGLPGVVGWNWHQRQQRGNFAPQVQDRVNEVSAFYNTPDVQMALDFLKKYDVKYIVVGQLERNVYPALPEMPDGLAKFNQYEGIHWRTVYQDADTTIYEVIP; translated from the coding sequence ATGTCAAATCAAAAACATTCGTGGATCTACGATATTCTTTTTATTCTCGTCCTGCTTGTGGCGGGATATTTGCGCGTCGGCGGATATAACTGGGGCGAAGGTTATCACCAGCATCCCGATGAACTGTTCCTGACCGGAGTGCTCGACAACCTGCGTGCAAAAGCCTGCGAAGACCCGTCCATTCCCGTGGATGCCTGCCCGCCCGAGCAAAAACGCTGGATGACGCTAGGGGAATATTTCGACAGCGATACATCCACGCTCAATCCCTACAACCGCGGATATGCTTTTTTCGTGTACGGCAACCTGCCGATGACGCTGGTACGCGCCGGCTTGGAAATGACCGGGAACGACAACATCGGATCTTCCAAATTCTTTGCGCGGCAGATGTCGGCATTGGCGGATCTGTTCGCCATCTTCTTTTTGTATCTGATCGTCTCGCGTCTGTACGGGCGGAAAGTTGGTCTGCTTGCCTCGGCATTCTCCGCGCTGACAGTGATGCAGATCCAGCAGTCGCATTTCTTCACCACCGACTTGTTCGTCAACACATTCCTGTTCCTCGCGCTTGTGTTTGCGGTGAAGATCGTGGAGTGGAAAGGTAAAGACGAGAAACAGGAAACGGGGAATGACGAAGCGCCCGCAGTTCGTAACTCATTGCTTGTTTCTCAAATCTTCAAACATCCGCTATTTTATCTTTCCATCGGGTTCGGTTTCGCGCTCGGCATGGGGATGGCGTCCAAGATCAACGCCGCCGCAATGGCGTTTGTCCTGCCATTCGCGTTCTTCGTCCGCTGGCTGATCCACGACCGCAAAAAAACACTGTCCGCTGAGTACTGGTCACTGATTCTTGCATTCCTTATCGCAGGCGGACTCGCCACCATCATTTCCTTCCGCATCTTCCAGCCTTATGCCTTTGACGGCATCGGGCTCAACGAGCAATGGGTCAAGAACATTTCGGAACAGCGCATCCAGGCTACCGGCGAAGCTGACCTGCCGTGGAACTTGCAGTGGGCGCGGCGTTCAAAATTATTCTCCTTCGAGAATCTCACCCTCTGGGGGCTGGGACTTCCGCTCGGCATTCTGGCGTGGGCAGGCTTCCTGCTGATGGGCTGGCGCATCCTGAAAGGCGAGCACAAACACCTCCTGCTCTGGGGTTGGACGGCGTTCTACTTCCTCTGGCAATCGCTTCAATTCAACCCCACCATGCGCTATCAACTGCCCATCTATCCGCTTCTGGCAATGATGGCGGCGTGGTTTGTTTTTGAGTTGGCAGGTTCAAACGTTCAAACGTTGAAACTGCCTGCCCTGAGCCAGTCGGAGGGTTCCAACCTTCGAACGATTGCCGCAAGTATCCTCGGCATCACCGTCCTCGCCCTCACCGCCGTCTGGGCATTCGCCTTCCAAAGTATTTACCTGCGCGACGAGACCCGCATGACAGCCTCGCGCTGGATCTTCCAAAACGTGCCTGCCGCGGTCAACCTGTCCGTTCAAACGGAAGACGGCGCATACAACCAGCCCGTCCCCGTCCCGTACGACCATGTCATCTACGCGGATGCCCCGCTCACGCTCGTTGTTACACCTGCGCAGGAAGGCATCCTCAGCGAAGTGCTGATCGGTCGCGCGCGTGACGAGGCGGAGACACCCGCCCCCGTCCTGTTGACCGTCTTCTCCGCCTCCCAACCGGACCTGCCGCTTGCCCGCGCTTCCTCGATCCTTGATTCCACACTGACGACCGATCCGCGCGGACTGCCGCTCACGTTGACGCTCGACGCGCCGGTTCCATTGGTGAAAGACCAGCAATACATCCTTCGTATCGAAACATTCGGCGCCGCCCTGTCCCTGAGCGGATCGGGCATCGCCAACGAGACCGATTACGACTGGGGGCTTCCCTTCCGCATTGACGGCTACGACGCGTTCGGCGGCTTGTATCGCGGTGACTTGATCCTGCAAGTCTATTGGGCGGATGACGAGGGCAAACTCGAACGCTTTGTGGATACGCTCTCCCGCGCTGACTACATCGTCATCCCGACCAATCATCAATACGGACAGATCACCCGCCTGCCCGAGCGCTATCCGCTCACTACGCATTACTACCGTGAACTGCTCGGATGTCCGCAGGGCGAGAACATCATCCATTGCTATTATGAAGCGCAACCCGGCATGTACGAAGGTTCGCTCGGCTTCGAGTTGGCGGAAGTCTTTGAATCCTATCCCACCCTCGGACCGATTATCATCAACGATTCATATGCCGAGGAAGCCTTCACCTTCTACGATCATCCCAGGGTGCTGATCTTCAAAAAGGCGGATAACTTCGACGCCGACCGCGTCCGTGCGATTCTCGGCACCGTGGATTTGACCAAGGTTGTCCCGCTCAAACCGACAGAGTTCGCGGATTATAAGACGCTCATGCTGCCCGAATCCCGCCTTGCACAGCAACGCGCAGGCGGCACATGGTCGGAGTTGTTCAGTTACGACTGGCTGCAAAATAAATATCCGTTCATTGGCGTTCTGGTCTGGTATGCGTTTATTTTGATTCTTGGGCTGGTCGCTTATCCGATCGCGCGGCTGGCATTGCCCGGCTTGAAGCAGTACGCCTATCCGCTTGGACGCATTGTCGGTCTGGTTCTGCTGGCTTGGCTGGCATGGATGGGCGGCTCGGTCGGGATTCCTTATACACGCGCCAGCATCGGCGTGGCGTTCGCTCTGGTTGCAGTGACAGGCATCGGCTTGTGGATGAAGCGCAAGGACGAATTCAAGGACGAGTGGAATGCGAATCGCAGGTTCTTTGTCATCGTCGAGATCGTCTTCCTTGCCTTCTTCCTGATCGACCTGCTTATCCGTTTCGGCAACTCGGATATGTGGCATCCATCCAAAGGCGGCGAGCGCCCGATGGATTTTTCGTATTTCAACGCGGTTTTGAAGAGCACGAGTTTCCCGCCGTATGATCCGTGGTTCGCGGGCGGATATATCAATTATTACTATTACGGCTTTGTGATGGCAGGCACGCCCGTGAAACTGCTCGGCATTGTGCCTTCGATTGCCTATAATTTTATTCTGCCGACCTGGTTTGCGCTGGTGGCGATTGGCGCGTTTGCCATTGGCTGGAATTTGATGCGCCGCGATGAAGACGCTGCTTTCCGCCTTCCGCCTTCCGCATTGATCTCAGGACTCGCCGCATCTCTCCTGACCGTGTTGCTGGGCAACCTTGGGACGATCCAACTCATCTTCAATTCGATCCAACGCATCGCCGCCCCGGGTGGAACGATTCCTCCCGACGCGAACCTGATCCAACGCTGGGGCTGGGCGTTCCAGGGCTTGTGGACGATGGTCACGCAGGGAGTGGCATTGCCCATCGGGCGCGGTGACTGGTATTGGAATCCAAGCCGCGTCATCCCGCACGGACCCGGCAACGAGATCACCGAGTTCCCGCTCTTCACTTTCCTATACAGCGATTTGCACGCGCACATGCTGGTCATGCCGCTGGCGTTGTTCATCATTGCGTGGGCGCTGTCGTTCATCCGTTCACGCGCAAAGTTGACCCTCGGCGAGTGGATCGCATCCTTCGCAGTCGGCGCGTTGATGATCGGCGCCTTGAAACCGACCAATACCTGGGACCTGTACACCTATTACCTGCTCGCGGCGATAGCGGCGGCGTACACGCTCATCCGCTATTTCGAGTGGAAAGATTACTTCAACCTGCCCGCTTGGGCAGGGAAGATCGCTCTGACTGTCGGCGCGGCAGTGACCTTGTACGCGCTCAGTTCCATTTTCTACCTGCCGTTCTCGCAGTGGTTCGGGCAGGCATATAACTCGGTGGATTTCTGGGAAGCATCCCGCACGCCGCTCTCCTCCTATTTCACGCAATGGGGCTTGTTCCTCTTCATCATCACAGCTTGGCTGGCATGGGAAACCCGCGCATGGATGGCGGCGACGCCTGTTTCGCGTTTGAGCGCTCTGCGGAAGTATGTCCTGTGGATCGAACTCGTGCTGGCGGCTTTTATCGCGATCCTGGTCTTCCTTGTGTATGACGGCGTGCGCATCGGACTGGTCGCGCTTCCGCTTGCCTTCTGGGCGGCGGCGTTGCTCCTGCGCCCCGACCTGCCCGACACAAAACGCTTCATCCTGTTTTTGGTCGGCACAGCGCTGGCGATCACCATCGCCGTGGAACTGGTCGCGTTGGTCGGTGACATCGGACGCATGAATACCATCTTCAAGTTATATCTTCAAGCGTGGATGATGTTCGCGGTCAGCGCGGCGGCGGCGTTTGGCTGGCTGTTGGGCGTCTTCCCATCCTGGACGTTCAAATGGCGCACGATCTATCAGATCGGCACGTACGCCCTGCTTTTCGGCGCGTTCTTGTTCACGCTCACCGCCTCCACCGACAAGATCAACGACCGCATCTCAGTCGATACGCCCCGCACGCTCGACGGCATGACCTTCATGAACCATGCCCAACTCTGGGACGGTCAGACCATGGACCTCAGCCAGGACTACCGCGCCATCCGCTGGATGCAGGACAACATCGAAGGTTCACCCGTCATTGTGGAAGCCAACTGCTCGGAATACCGTTGGTGCACACGCTATACCATTTACACCGGTTTGCCCGGCGTCGTCGGCTGGAATTGGCATCAACGCCAGCAGCGCGGCAACTTTGCCCCGCAGGTGCAGGACCGCGTAAACGAAGTCAGCGCATTTTACAATACGCCTGATGTGCAAATGGCATTGGACTTCCTCAAAAAATATGACGTGAAATACATCGTCGTCGGTCAGTTGGAACGCAACGTCTACCCCGCCCTGCCAGAAATGCCCGACGGCTTGGCGAAATTCAATCAATACGAAGGCATCCATTGGCGCACCGTCTATCAGGATGCCGACACAACCATCTACGAGGTCATCCCATGA
- a CDS encoding DUF952 domain-containing protein, which yields MILHITSKQEWTSAQQSGAYTAPSLESEGFIHCSTDRQVLEVANAFYRGRTDLVLLVIDDKRVESQVKWEAPAGPPAKGISRSDVFPHIYGPINLDAVASVLEFKPDPVTGTFSLPTLPYARR from the coding sequence ATGATCCTTCACATCACATCGAAACAGGAATGGACATCCGCCCAGCAGAGCGGCGCATACACCGCGCCGAGTCTGGAGAGCGAAGGCTTCATCCACTGTTCGACCGACAGGCAGGTCCTTGAGGTCGCCAATGCTTTTTATCGCGGGAGAACAGACCTCGTGTTGCTGGTGATCGATGATAAACGGGTCGAGTCACAGGTCAAGTGGGAGGCGCCTGCCGGACCTCCCGCCAAGGGCATCTCCCGATCAGACGTCTTCCCGCACATCTACGGACCCATCAACCTCGACGCCGTCGCCTCGGTCCTGGAATTCAAGCCTGATCCTGTTACTGGAACCTTTTCCCTCCCGACACTTCCCTACGCCCGCAGATAG